One genomic window of Bradyrhizobium sp. CCGE-LA001 includes the following:
- a CDS encoding acyl-CoA dehydrogenase has translation MNFDDTPQEAAFRETARKWVEANAPKELHAELSKSSLGRIRLAHHDIVDVGKAWQKKKAKGGWACLHWPKEYGGRGATPIEKVIWQQEEGVYGKLTQPFQIGEGMCGPTVMAFGSEEAKRRYLPKLASGEEIWCQLFSEPSAGSDVAGLRTRAEKKGDDWVVNGQKIWTSGAHYSDYGLLIARTDPNVPKHKGLTMFFLDMKSEGVEVRPIKQANGMQEFNEVYFTDVVIPDSQRLGAVGDGWSVSLTTLMNERMSIGARLATGVPEMFEFCSSLMLEDGLAIDDPAVRSKLASWAAKSNGLKFTSYRTISALSKGERPGPENSIGKLVSGMMLQDIATYAMDLQGAAGVLTGNDEETVQGQFQQMLLSSPSMRIAGGTDEILRNIIAERVLGLPGDIRVDKDVPYNKIPTKGR, from the coding sequence ATGAATTTCGACGACACCCCGCAGGAAGCCGCATTCCGCGAGACCGCGCGCAAATGGGTCGAGGCCAATGCGCCGAAGGAGTTGCACGCCGAGCTGTCGAAATCCTCGCTCGGCCGCATCCGGCTCGCTCACCACGATATCGTCGATGTCGGCAAGGCCTGGCAGAAGAAGAAGGCCAAAGGCGGCTGGGCCTGCCTGCACTGGCCGAAGGAGTATGGCGGCCGCGGCGCGACGCCGATCGAGAAGGTGATCTGGCAGCAGGAAGAGGGCGTCTACGGCAAGCTGACACAGCCGTTCCAGATCGGCGAGGGCATGTGCGGCCCGACCGTGATGGCGTTCGGCAGCGAGGAGGCCAAGCGCCGCTATCTGCCCAAGCTCGCCTCGGGCGAGGAGATCTGGTGCCAACTGTTCTCCGAGCCGTCGGCCGGCTCCGACGTTGCGGGCCTGCGCACGCGCGCGGAGAAGAAGGGCGACGATTGGGTCGTCAACGGCCAGAAGATCTGGACCTCCGGCGCGCATTATTCCGACTACGGTCTCCTGATCGCGCGCACCGATCCCAACGTGCCCAAGCACAAGGGCCTCACCATGTTCTTCCTGGACATGAAGAGCGAGGGCGTCGAAGTGCGTCCGATCAAGCAGGCCAACGGCATGCAGGAGTTCAACGAGGTCTATTTCACCGACGTGGTGATCCCCGACAGCCAGCGTCTCGGCGCCGTCGGCGACGGCTGGAGCGTGTCGCTGACCACGCTGATGAACGAGCGCATGTCGATCGGCGCGCGGCTCGCGACCGGCGTCCCCGAAATGTTCGAGTTCTGCTCCAGTCTCATGCTGGAGGACGGCCTCGCGATCGACGATCCCGCGGTGCGCTCGAAGCTCGCGAGCTGGGCGGCGAAGTCGAACGGGCTGAAATTCACCAGCTACCGCACCATCTCGGCGTTGTCGAAGGGCGAGCGGCCGGGCCCGGAGAATTCCATCGGCAAGCTGGTCTCGGGCATGATGCTCCAGGACATCGCGACCTACGCCATGGACCTCCAGGGCGCAGCCGGTGTTCTGACCGGCAATGACGAGGAGACGGTGCAGGGCCAGTTCCAGCAGATGCTGCTGTCCTCGCCCTCGATGCGCATCGCCGGTGGTACCGACGAGATCCTGCGCAACATCATCGCCGAGCGGGTGCTGGGTCTGCCGGGCGATATTCGTGTCGACAAGGACGTGCCGTATAACAAGATCCCGACCAAGGGCAGATAG